Genomic window (Verrucomicrobiota bacterium):
ACGCACGTTCAACCCGGCGAAACGCGGGGTTCCGGGGACGGGCATCGATGCGGTACGCAGCTCGGAGCCGGCGCGGCGGGGGTTGGCCGGTACGGGCGTAGGCGCAGCCCGCAGAGCCGATCCGGCGCGCGGGGCCTTGCTCGGAACCGGCGGCGCGCTGCGCGGATCCGGTCCGGCCGATTGAGGATGGTCAGGAACGGGCGTCGGTGCGGCCGGGCCAGAGCCGCTCGGGCGGCGCGCCGGCAAGGCGCGCCGGACGGTGGTCTCCCCGGTGGGCTCGCGCAGGATGGGTCGATCCACGAGGGGGCTGGCGTTGGCGTACCGCGGCTCGGAACCATCGTTGCGTGACGCGGAAGGGTTGGACGCCGGCTTGGCCGGACGCCTGGCGGCCTGCGGGCCAGGCTTTGAACCCTGCGAGTCGCGTTTCAAAAAGCGGTTCGCGTGCCAGGTTCCGGTGGTGTCCGTGGCGGCATTTTCGGCTGCAGGGTCCAGAAAGCGCTTCGGCTGCCACGTTCCGGCCGCATCCGCGTTGAAGGCGTCGCCTCCGTAGCGGTTTTCGCCGGAGGTGACGGCAGTGCCATAGCACATCATCAAACCCAACAGTAAGAGGGAACGCCGCATGCGGTTGGCCCATTCCTTTTAGGGACAAGAGCCTGTTTCCGGCAAGCCCTTTCTGCGGATTGAAGGCCCGAAAAAGGCGGGGCCAGGGCAACCGCATCATCGGGCCGCGGCGTCGAACCGTTTTCCGCCTGCCGGCGACATGCGGCAAGGACCCGCCGCCGGCGCCGTCCGCGGTAGAAATGTCTGCGTTGCCGGGTCTGCGAGCGTTGCTACGTTAAGGCCATGTTTCGACGATGGCTGATCGGTCTGGTGGCATTGGCGGCGGCAGGTAGCTCCCTCGCGGACGATCTGGTGAGCTACGAAGCGGTGCCGGACGCCGTCAAACGCACGGTTGAAGCGAATCGCGGCGCCGGAACGGTGCAGCAGGTCGAGGTATTTCCCTTCGGGAACGTCAAGCTGTACAGAGTGCAGGTCGCCGTCAACGGCGTGCCTGAGCGCGAACTCCAGGTCGCTGAGACCGGCAAGCTGATCCGCTTCGACGAGTTCGGCACATCGCCGGCGCCGGATCAGGACGACGGGGATGATGAGAAGGGGAATTAAGCGTTCAGGTCGTGAATCGTGTTCCAATTCCGGAACAGGCGCAGATCGCCGGGGCGAAGCGGGTAGGGTTCGACGAGCGACGCGCGGACCAACCTTTCCACCAAGCCCTGAAGCCTGAACTGTCCGGCATCCAGCGCCGCGTTGGCCGCGCTGGCCGCGGTGCGGGGATAAACCGCTGCCAGGGGCTCGTAGTGACCCGGGCTGCGGGGAACGGCTCCCCTCCCCGTCTTGCACGCCTCAAGCACCCGGGCAAGGAACTCCGTTTCCATGAAGGGCAGATCGATGGCGAGCACCAGCAGCCAGGGGGTGGTGATTTGGTCGAGGCACGTCGCCAGGCCGCCCAGCGGGCCCCGGGACGGCAGACGGTCGGCAATGCAGGGAAGCGCTTCCGGAAAGCCGGGCCGCCGCGGACCGGAAAGGAAAATCTCGGCCGGTTCCAGCGCCTGTAAGAGCTGCAATTGGCGCTGCCACATCAGCAAGGGCTGCGAGCGTGCGTGCCCGCCGGGCGCCGGCAGCAACGCTTTGTCGATGCCCATGCGGCGCGAGGCGCCTCCGGCGAGCAGGACGGCGCTGAAGGCAAAGGGCATGCGCATGAACATAAACGGGCAAAGCCGGGGCCGGCTCCGGAGCACCATCAATTCCGCACCCCGGGGACGCAAACTTATGAACTTATGCTTTACGGAACGCGTTTCCCGCCTTGAAGTCATGCTTGAGCATGCATAACCGAATCGATTCGACTTTCGCCCGGCTGCGTCAAGCGGGCCGGAGTGGGTTCATGGCCTACATCACGGGCGGCGATCCCAACCTTGCCGTCACGGTAGAGATCGCGCGGGAACTGGCGTCCGCAGGCGTCGATTTTCTCGAGATCGGCATCCCGTTTTCGGACCCCCTGGCGGACGGTCTGGCCAATCAGTTGGGAGCTCAGCGGGCGCTCACGGCCGGCACGACCGTGCGCGGGCTCCTGAAGTGCATCGCACAGATCCGGGCTTCAGTTTCCACGCCGATCATTCTGTACACCTACCTGAATCCGATTTTCCAATACGGATTTGCCCGCTTCGAAAACGACGCCGCGGAGGCCGGTGTGGACGGGCTTTTACTGCTCGATTTCCCACCGGACGAAACGCTGCTGGATGATCCAGGCGGGCAGCGGCTCCACCGGATACGTCTGATCGCTCCGACCACGGACGAGGCGCGCGTCGCCACCATCTGTGCCCGGGCCAGCGGGTTCATCTACTACGTTTCGCGCGAAGGAGTAACCGGCGAACGGAGCGCATTGGATGGCTCCATCCAGGATCGGGTCGGAAAGATCAAGCGGCGTACCGAGTTGCCCGTTGCGGTCGGGTTCGGGATCTCGAACCCCGAACAGGCGGCCACCGTGGCGAGGATTGCGGACGCGGTGGTCGTCGGAAGCGCCATCGTTCGCCGCATCGGCGAGGGCGCGGCCCGGCAGGACCTGGCCCGGGAAATCGGCGCGTTTGTGCGGCCGATGACCCAGGCGGTCCACTCCGCGCGTTCGCAGCCGGGCAACAACGCGTAATGCCTGCTGGAAACGTGCGCCTGCGCGTTACGCGTCAGCCGCTACCCGTTACGGGACCACGTTCGGAAACAGACGGCGGCACTGTGCGGAAACAAAGGGATAATTCCAGCGTTCGCCCTGGAGGGCCTTGATGATCCCGATGAACCAGAAGATCAGAAAGAGCAGGTGAACCAGGGCATGCACGAGCATCAGCGACGGCACCAGGACAAAATGGAGGACCGGCAAGATCGCGGCGATGGAAATCAGAACGGTCATCCCGATGTTGAAAACGAACCACGTGCCGCCATAAAAAATGGATTGCACGGCCCAGTACCGGACGAACGCATCCTTTTTTTCGATGAAATAGAAGACGATGCCGCCCAAAAGGATAAAGATTGCGCAAAGCGCGGCGGCGAGGTTGGCGGGAATACCGGTGGTGTTCCCGGTTGAAGAGATCGGCTCAGCCATAACGGTAGTATACACCAGGATCGTGCCCGATGGCGATTACCGTCCCGCGGGCAAGATTTCGCGTGCGGCGGAGGATGGGCGGCGCTAATTTCCGCGCTTTATGTTAAGCGCCGGTATTGTGGGACTGCCCAACGTGGGCAAGTCAACTCTGTTTAACGCCATCACCCGGACGCGCAAGGCCGAGGCTGCAAATTACCCGTTTTGCACGATCGAACCCAATCAAGGGGTGGTGCAGGTACCCGACGAGCGCCTGGAGCAACTGGCCCGGCTTTCGCGCTCTCAGAAGGTGGTGCCTGCGGCGGTTGAATTCGTGGATATTGCGGGCCTGGTGCGCGGGGCCAGCGCGGGTGAAGGGCTCGGCAACCAATTTCTCAGCCACATTCGTGAGGTAGATGCCATCGTGCAGGTGGTTCGATGCTTCGAGAGCTCGGACGTTCATCACGTTGCCGGATCGGTTGACCCGATCCGTGACATTGAGGTGATCAACACGGAACTGGTCCTCGCCGATCTGGCCACCGCCCAAAAACGGGCCGAACGCATCCAGAAACAGGTGCGCGCCGGTGATAAACAGGCCAAAGCCGAAACGGCCGTCCTCGACAAGCTGGTGCCGCACCTTGACGCGGGTAAACCGGCGACGACGCTGGAATTGACCCCGGAGGACAAGGCGCTGCTGAGAACGTTTTTTCTGCTCACGTCGAAGCCGACGATTTTCGCCTGCAACGTGGCGGAATCAGACCTTACCGCCCTGGCCGAGGGCGGCCGGGACGTGGCCGCGGCAAAGCACGTCGGCCAGGTGCAATCGTACGTCAGCACGCATCTTGCCACGGAAGCCGTCGTGATCAGCGCGCAGATCGAAAGCGAATTGGTGGACCTCTCCGAGGCGGAGACGGTGGAGTACCTGGCGGGCCTCGGGGTAAAAGAGAGCGGTGCCGGCAACCTGATACGCGCCGTTTACCACCTGCTGGGGCTGCGCACCTATTTTACCACCGGCGAAAAGGAAACCCGGGCCTGGACGATTCGCGCCGGCGACAAGGCGCCCGCCGCCGCCGGCGTGATCCATTCCGACTTCGAACGCGGATTTATCGCGGCCGAAACGGTCGCGTACAACGACCTGGTCCAGCTCGGTTCCCTGGTGAAGGCGCGGGAAACGGGCAAGCTCCGCAGCGAAGGCAAGCAGTACGAGGTGAAGGATGGGGACGTCATCGAGTTCCGGTTCAACGTTTAGGTTCAGGTTCAGGGCGCAACGCGCAGCCGGGGGTTTACAGCGTAATGCTTCTGCGCGATTTTGGGCACTCGTAACGATGTTTTGCAGGTTTGTTCTGGCATGTTTACTCCTGGCCGCGCACGCCGAGGCCCACACGCTCCCGCAGGATTCTGAGGCTCCCCCGCCCGACATCCGCAAGAGCCTGGTTCGAATCACGACCGTTTCGCAGGAACCGGATTACCGGGTTCCGTGGAATCCCGGGAACGTCGGCGGCGGCGTCGGGGCCGGCTTTGTCATCGAGGGCGAGCGTATCCTCACCAACGCTCACGTGGTCAGCGCCGGACGCTTCATCGAAGTTGAGAAGGAAGATGACCCGAAGCTTTACCCCGCTGAGGTTCAATTCATCGGCAGCGACTGCGACCTGGCGGTCCTGAAGATCGCCGATCCCGGGTTCTTTAAAAACACGGCCCCGGTGAGCTTCGGGGGCATCCCGGCCATCCAGTCGAACGTGGACGTTTACGGGTATCCGATCGGCGGTGAACGCCTGTCGGTGACGCAGGGAATCGTTTCACGGATCGACTTCCAGACTTACACTTACTCGGGCATCGACTCGCACCTGGCGGTTCAGATCGATGCGGCCATCAACCCCGGCAATTCGGGCGGGCCGGTCCTGCAGGGGGGTAAAGTGGTGGGCGTGGCGTTTCAGGGTTATTCCGGTGAAGTCGCTCAGAACGTCGGGTACATGATTCCGACGCCGGTGATCCAGCGGTTTCTGAAAGATATCTCAAACGGCCAGTATGACGGCTACGTCGACTTGTCGGTTGACATTTTCAAGCTGGTAAATCCCGCCGACCGTCACGCGCTTGGTTTGCCGGACGATAATACGGGGGTAATGGTAAGCTCCGTTTCCGTTGCAGGAGCCAGCGCGGGAAAGCTCGAGGTCGGGGACGTGCTCCTGGCCATCGATGGCCACCCCGTAGCCAGTGACGGTTTTGTCCAGCTCGATGGTGAACGCGTCGAGATGGCTGAAATCGTCGAACGCAAGTTCAAAGGCGACACCGTCACGCTGAGCATTTTACGGGACAAGCAGCCGAAGACGGTCGACATCACCTTGTCGGGCAACTGGCCCTACCTGATGCAGGCCCAGCAGCACAGCCTTCATCCCCGGTTCGTCCTGTTTGGCGGTCTGGTGTTTCAACCCCTGAACCGCGCCTTCATGGAAGCCTACCAGATCGAGGACCTGCGGCTGCGCTACTTCTATAATTTCTTCGTCGTCGACGAGATCTATAAGGAACACCCGGAAGTGGTGGTCCTGTCCAATATTTTACCCGATCCGGTTAACGCTTACCTGTCGGAATTTCGGCTGCAGATCGTGGATAAGATCAACGGCCGGCTGATCAAAAACCTTAACGATGCGTCGGCCGCCTTCGCCGCCGACGCCGACGAGTACGTCATCCAGTTTCTGGGGAATAACCGGCCGGCCGTCCTGGAGCGAAAGGCGGTTGAGCAGGCGCGCGCCCGGATCAGGGCCAATTACGGGGTAAGCGTGGAGCAAAATCTTACAAACAGCTGACATGTTAACGACATTCCTGCGGCGCGGATCCGACGTCGCCGTTTCTACCTTCCGCGTTTGCGCCTTAACCCTCCTTGCCTCCGTCGCGGTGCCGGCCGCCGGCGGGGACGTGCCCGCGCTGGAAGCTACCCCCACGGAGCAGGTCGCACCGGCTTCGCAGAGCAACTCCGTCATCCGGGTAAACTCAACCAACCAGCCATACGACTTCTTCCGTCCGTGGAGCAAGAAGGCGCCCGCCAACCATCGCGGGCTCGGGGTGGTCGTGGCCGGGTCGGGGGTTCTGGTCGCCGCGGAGTTGGTCGGTAATTCCAACTACATCGAACTGGAGAAACCTGACACCGGCGAAAAGAGCACTGCCGCGATCCAGGTCGTGGATTTCGAGGCGAACCTGGCGCTGCTGCGCCCGGAGGATCCTGGTTTTCTGGCCGGATTTCAGCCGCTGGAGATCGATCCGGACGTTCGGGTCGGCGACAAGCTGGCGGTTCTGCAGCTCGAGGCGAACGGGACGCCGGTCTCGACTCAGGCGGTTGTCACCAGCGCCGAGGTTGGCCGCTACGAACTCGAAGACACGGCGTTTCTGCTCTTCCGCATGAGTTGTCCGCTGCAGGGCCGCGACAACAGTTTCACCCTGCC
Coding sequences:
- a CDS encoding molybdenum cofactor guanylyltransferase; the encoded protein is MRMPFAFSAVLLAGGASRRMGIDKALLPAPGGHARSQPLLMWQRQLQLLQALEPAEIFLSGPRRPGFPEALPCIADRLPSRGPLGGLATCLDQITTPWLLVLAIDLPFMETEFLARVLEACKTGRGAVPRSPGHYEPLAAVYPRTAASAANAALDAGQFRLQGLVERLVRASLVEPYPLRPGDLRLFRNWNTIHDLNA
- a CDS encoding tryptophan synthase subunit alpha; the encoded protein is MHNRIDSTFARLRQAGRSGFMAYITGGDPNLAVTVEIARELASAGVDFLEIGIPFSDPLADGLANQLGAQRALTAGTTVRGLLKCIAQIRASVSTPIILYTYLNPIFQYGFARFENDAAEAGVDGLLLLDFPPDETLLDDPGGQRLHRIRLIAPTTDEARVATICARASGFIYYVSREGVTGERSALDGSIQDRVGKIKRRTELPVAVGFGISNPEQAATVARIADAVVVGSAIVRRIGEGAARQDLAREIGAFVRPMTQAVHSARSQPGNNA
- a CDS encoding DUF4870 domain-containing protein; translated protein: MAEPISSTGNTTGIPANLAAALCAIFILLGGIVFYFIEKKDAFVRYWAVQSIFYGGTWFVFNIGMTVLISIAAILPVLHFVLVPSLMLVHALVHLLFLIFWFIGIIKALQGERWNYPFVSAQCRRLFPNVVP
- the ychF gene encoding redox-regulated ATPase YchF encodes the protein MLSAGIVGLPNVGKSTLFNAITRTRKAEAANYPFCTIEPNQGVVQVPDERLEQLARLSRSQKVVPAAVEFVDIAGLVRGASAGEGLGNQFLSHIREVDAIVQVVRCFESSDVHHVAGSVDPIRDIEVINTELVLADLATAQKRAERIQKQVRAGDKQAKAETAVLDKLVPHLDAGKPATTLELTPEDKALLRTFFLLTSKPTIFACNVAESDLTALAEGGRDVAAAKHVGQVQSYVSTHLATEAVVISAQIESELVDLSEAETVEYLAGLGVKESGAGNLIRAVYHLLGLRTYFTTGEKETRAWTIRAGDKAPAAAGVIHSDFERGFIAAETVAYNDLVQLGSLVKARETGKLRSEGKQYEVKDGDVIEFRFNV
- a CDS encoding trypsin-like peptidase domain-containing protein, which translates into the protein MFCRFVLACLLLAAHAEAHTLPQDSEAPPPDIRKSLVRITTVSQEPDYRVPWNPGNVGGGVGAGFVIEGERILTNAHVVSAGRFIEVEKEDDPKLYPAEVQFIGSDCDLAVLKIADPGFFKNTAPVSFGGIPAIQSNVDVYGYPIGGERLSVTQGIVSRIDFQTYTYSGIDSHLAVQIDAAINPGNSGGPVLQGGKVVGVAFQGYSGEVAQNVGYMIPTPVIQRFLKDISNGQYDGYVDLSVDIFKLVNPADRHALGLPDDNTGVMVSSVSVAGASAGKLEVGDVLLAIDGHPVASDGFVQLDGERVEMAEIVERKFKGDTVTLSILRDKQPKTVDITLSGNWPYLMQAQQHSLHPRFVLFGGLVFQPLNRAFMEAYQIEDLRLRYFYNFFVVDEIYKEHPEVVVLSNILPDPVNAYLSEFRLQIVDKINGRLIKNLNDASAAFAADADEYVIQFLGNNRPAVLERKAVEQARARIRANYGVSVEQNLTNS